Genomic window (Spirosoma sp. KCTC 42546):
TATCACTATTGAAGAAGCGAAACAGAAGTCTTCACTTATACCCGCTCGTCCGAAGGTGGTGCTGACCTGGTTGCCGCATTTCAAACCGTTGCCGCAAGCCGTAGCTAACTCGTTTGCTGAATGGATGAATGCCCGCAACGTCGAGTTTGTCATTACACACCCAGAAGGCTATGAGCTAGCTCCTGAGTTTGTTGGGAATGCCCGCGTAACGTACAACCAGAGTGAAGCGTTTGAAGGAGCTGACTTCATTTATGGGAAAAACTGGTCATCGTATACGCATTACGGGCAGGTACTCACACAGGACCCATCCTGGGCGGTAACAATGGACGACCTAAACCTGACAAACAACGGCCGATTCATGCACTGCTTACCCGTCCGACGTAATCTGAAAGTATCGGATGCGGTGCTCGATAGCCCTCAGTCACTCGTCATTGAGCAGGCTGCCAACCGGGAATGGTCGGCGCAGGCAGTTTTGAAAGAAATTTTAACGAATTTAGGTTAACACAGAGAGACAGAGGATTGCACAGAGCAAGCAGAGCTTAAAATTATTTCTCTCTGTTTACTCTGTGCAATCCTCTGTCTCTCTGTGTTTCAAAAAAACATGGATAACCTTACAGTAATTAAAATTGGCGGAAATGTCATTGACGATCCAACTGCCCTTAAACGG
Coding sequences:
- a CDS encoding N-acetylornithine carbamoyltransferase, which codes for MTNFLSLADVSNIDALIQSGLDAKANPFADQLLGKNKTIGLIFFNSSLRTRMSTQKAAQNLGMNVMTMNVGQDSWGLEMEEGVLMNGDKAEHVREAAAVMGRYCNIIGIRAFAELKDRDKDYREQVMHQFAKYAKVPIVNLESATRHPLQSLADCITIEEAKQKSSLIPARPKVVLTWLPHFKPLPQAVANSFAEWMNARNVEFVITHPEGYELAPEFVGNARVTYNQSEAFEGADFIYGKNWSSYTHYGQVLTQDPSWAVTMDDLNLTNNGRFMHCLPVRRNLKVSDAVLDSPQSLVIEQAANREWSAQAVLKEILTNLG